A genomic window from Vanessa tameamea isolate UH-Manoa-2023 chromosome 7, ilVanTame1 primary haplotype, whole genome shotgun sequence includes:
- the LOC113392168 gene encoding nuclear envelope integral membrane protein: MEFNGRFIVLILFVITRVNSLAYDVHWLSGPATIERDVQPLKQTIDIYCYTGTPKNLLTLWQTVKFHIKIKNDEFSQYFGDNPEQVYKDYTEDSYYRFQKKLYKSVSLDIFTSTCMAVNTKEKHSIELHIQRVDLWRVLMMVVGAALIFTSRTLSGNPVFFYLCGIVIGVSASFMVFVYYISRFIPGRTFTYGLLIGGWTVGVYLVQQMWENIRSIMAAYQSYIFWYILMVGFISFVVCYRIGPPKNQRSKNLVMWTLQGVGVVVIIFSSQYQEASTAVTVITLGTKYFPKSILYYIQGYWRRRFPPKPRLLSSEEYYEQGARETQRALDGLRRYCASPDCQQWSVMLRLHDAKRFASFVEGNSHLNDDEVIDYESYAFSMEHSKPVANSTRNMEISDDDSSEYGDED, from the exons ATGGAATTTAACGGACGATTTATTGTGTTGATATTGTTTGTTATCACTCGGGTAAACTCACTAGCTTATGACG TTCACTGGCTCAGTGGGCCTGCTACTATTGAACGTGATGTGCAGCCGTTGAAGCAAACTATTGATATATACTGTTACACTGGAACACCAAAGAATTTATTAACCTTGTGGCAAACTGTGAAG TtccatataaagataaaaaatgatgAATTCAGCCAGTACTTTGGTGACAATCCAGAACAAGTTTACAAAGATTACACGGAAGATAGTTATTATCGATTCCAAAAGAAATTATACAAGAGTGTGTCGCTGGATATTTTCACATCAACATGTATGGCCGTCAATACAAAAGAGAAACACAGCATTGAATTACATATTCAAA GGGTGGATCTCTGGCGTGTTCTGATGATGGTTGTGGGTGCCGCCCTTATATTTACGTCTCGTACTTTGAGCGGCAATCCCGTATTCTTCTACCTTTGCGGCATCGTAATTGGTGTATCAGCATCGTTCATGGTTTTCGTGTACTACATAAGCAGGTTCATACCAGGG AGAACATTTACCTATGGTTTATTAATCGGCGGTTGGACGGTAGGGGTGTATCTCGTGCAGCAAATGTGGGAGAACATACGGAGCATCATGGCAGCTTATCAATCATACATTTTCTGGTATATTCTGATGGTTGGCTTCATCAGCTTCGTGGTCTGCTACAGAATCGGACCACCGAAGAATCAGAGAAGCAAAAATCTTGTCATGTGGACTTTGCAG GGTGTAGGCGTAGTCGTGATTATATTCAGCAGTCAATATCAAGAAGCATCAACAGCTGTGACCGTCATCACGCTGGGAACCAAGTATTTCCCGAAATCGATTCTCTACTATATACAGGGTTACTG GCGGCGCCGCTTCCCGCCCAAGCCGCGCCTGCTGTCGAGCGAGGAGTACTACGAGCAGGGCGCGCGCGAGACGCAGCGCGCGCTGGACGGCCTGCGCCGCTACTGCGCCAGCCCCGACTGCCAGCAGTGGAGCGTCATGCTGCGCCTGCACGACGCCAAGCG GTTTGCTAGTTTCGTGGAAGGTAATTCACACCTGAACGACGATGAAGTCATAGACTATGAATCGTATGCGTTCTCGATGGAACATTCGAAGCCGGTCGCGAACTCCACCAGGAATATGGAGATATCCGATGACGACTCGTCGGAGTATGGAGACGAAGattga
- the LOC113392169 gene encoding ras suppressor protein 1, with product MYCCRSETHNVPATMSHPPPVSCIPNTAKMSKAKKVIEEAKEINNPEIDLVDKGISSLDEIPGLFSLENITRLTLSHNKLQVVPAGLANLINLEILNLANNHIEELPISLSSLPKLRILNVSLNRLYTLPRGFGAFPVLEILDLTYNNLKEQTLPGNFFMMESLRALYLGDNDFEFLPPEIGNLKNLQILSMRENDLIEVPKELGQLARLRELHLQGNRLVVLPPEIGTLDLASNKSVLRLEGNFWVPPIEDQLKLGPSHVLDYLRSETYRVLYSRHMSAKPPPPPQTLDKSKKASRARS from the exons ATGTATTGTTGTCGCTCTGAAACGCATAACGTACCTGCAACAATGAGTCATCCTCCGCCTGTTTCCTGTATTCCAAACACTGCCAAAATGTCGAAAGCTAAAAAAGTAATTGAAGAAgcgaaagaaataaataatccaGAAATTGATTTGGTGGATAAAGGGATTTCTAGCTTAGACGAAATACCTGGACTAT TTAGTCTCGAAAACATTACACGTTTAACACTGAGTCACAATAAGCTGCAAGTCGTTCCGGCTGGACTAGCGAACCTCATTAACTTGGAGATTCTTAACCTTGCTAACAACCACATCGAAGAGTTGCCAATAAGTTTGTCATCGTTGCCAAAACttcgaattttaaatgtgtCGCTTAACCGACTCTACACTCTACCAAGAGGATTTGGTGCTTTCCCGGTGTTGGAAATTTTGGATTTgacctataataatttaaaagagcaAACTCTACCCGGAAATTTCTTCATGATGG AAAGCCTCCGAGCATTGTATTTGGGAGATAATGATTTTGAATTCCTACCACCAGAAATTGGAAACTTAAAGAATTTACAAATT cTTTCAATGAGGGAAAATGATCTAATAGAAGTGCCAAAGGAGCTTGGTCAGTTGGCCCGATTGAGGGAATTGCATTTACAGGGCAACCGTCTTGTTGTCTTGCCACCAGAAATAG gtACATTAGACCTTGCAAGTAATAAGTCTGTGTTAAGATTGGAAGGTAACTTCTGGGTTCCACCAATCGAAGACCAGTTGAAGCTGGGACCTTCGCATGTACTTGACTACTTGCGTTCAGAAACATATAGAGT ACTGTACAGTCGTCACATGTCAGCTAAGCCGCCTCCGCCACCGCAGACACTGGACAAGAGCAAGAAAGCCAGCAGGGCTCGCTCCTag